DNA sequence from the Streptomyces cinnabarinus genome:
GCCGAGATCGAGGCCCTGGTCGGCGAGGGCGTCTCCGAGATCACGCTGCTCGGCCAGAACGTCAACGCCTACGGCTCCGACATCGGCGACCGCGAGGCGTTCAGCAAGCTGCTGCGGGCCTGCGGGTCCATCGAGGGCCTGGAGCGCGTCCGCTTCACCTCCCCGCACCCGCGTGACTTCACGGACGACGTGATCGCGGCGATGGCCGAGACGCCGAACGTGATGCCGCAGCTCCACATGCCGCTCCAGTCCGGCTCGGACACGGTCCTGAAGGCCATGCGCCGCTCGTACCGCCAGGAGCGCTACCTGGGGATCATCGAGAAGGTCCGCGCGGCCATCCCGCACGCCGCGATCACGACCGACATCATCGTGGGCTTCCCCGGCGAGACCGAGGAGGACTTCGAGCAGACGATGCACGCCGTCCGCGAGGCCCGCTTCACCCAGGCCTTCACCTTCCAGTACTCCAAGCGCCCCGGAACCCCGGCCGCGACCATGGAGGACCAGATCCCGAAGGAGGTCGTCCAGGCGCGCTACGAGCGTCTCGTCGCCCTTCAGGAGGAGATCTCCTGGGAGGAGAACAAGAAGCAGGTCGGCCGCACCCTGGAACTGATGGTCGCCGAGGGCGAGGGCCGCAAGGACGGCGCCACCCACCGCCTCTCCGGCCGCGCCCCCGACAACCGCCTGGTCCACTTCACCAAGCCCGACCAGGACGTACGCCCCGGTGACGTGGTCACGGTCGAGATCACCTACGCCGCTCCCCACCACCTCCTCGCCGAAGGCGCGGTCCTCGAAGTGCGCCGCACCCGCGCGGGTGACGCC
Encoded proteins:
- the miaB gene encoding tRNA (N6-isopentenyl adenosine(37)-C2)-methylthiotransferase MiaB, whose product is MSSIDRSHAVDVKRTYEVRTYGCQMNVHDSERLSGLLEDAGYVRAPEGADGDADVVVFNTCAVRENADNRLYGNLGRLAPRKASRPGMQIAVGGCLAQKDRDTIVKKAPWVDVVFGTHNIGKLPVLLERARVQEEAQVEIAESLEAFPSTLPTRRESAYAAWVSISVGCNNTCTFCIVPALRGKEKDRRTGDILAEIEALVGEGVSEITLLGQNVNAYGSDIGDREAFSKLLRACGSIEGLERVRFTSPHPRDFTDDVIAAMAETPNVMPQLHMPLQSGSDTVLKAMRRSYRQERYLGIIEKVRAAIPHAAITTDIIVGFPGETEEDFEQTMHAVREARFTQAFTFQYSKRPGTPAATMEDQIPKEVVQARYERLVALQEEISWEENKKQVGRTLELMVAEGEGRKDGATHRLSGRAPDNRLVHFTKPDQDVRPGDVVTVEITYAAPHHLLAEGAVLEVRRTRAGDAWEKRNAEQAAKSAGVMLGLPTIGVPEPLPVVTGGCAVD